The proteins below are encoded in one region of Sminthopsis crassicaudata isolate SCR6 chromosome 1, ASM4859323v1, whole genome shotgun sequence:
- the PLEKHF2 gene encoding pleckstrin homology domain-containing family F member 2: protein MVDRLANSEANTRRISIVENCFGAAGQPLTIPGRVLIGEGVLTKLCRKKPKARQFFLFNDILVYGNIVIQKKKYNKQHIIPLENVTIDSIKDEGDLRNGWLIKTPTKSFAVYAATATEKSEWMNHINKCVTDLLSKSGKTPSNEHAAVWVPDSEATVCMRCQKAKFTPVNRRHHCRKCGFVVCGPCSEKRFLLPSQSSKPVRICDFCFELLSSGDLATCQPTRSDSYSQSTKSPLNNVSDDEDDEDSSD from the coding sequence ATGGTGGATCGATTGGCAAACAGTGAAGCAAATACTAGACGCATTAGTATAGTGGAAAACTGTTTTGGAGCAGCTGGACAACCCTTGACTATTCCTGGGCGAGTTCTTATTGGAGAAGGAGTATTGACTAAGTTGTGTAGAAAGAAGCCAAAAGCAAGGCAATTTTTCCTATTTAATGATATTCTTGTCTATGGCAATATAgtcattcagaagaaaaaatataacaagcAGCATATAATTCCCCTGGAAAATGTCACTATTGATTCCATCAAGGATGAGGGGGACCTGCGGAATGGATGGCTTATCAAAACACCAACTAAATCATTTGCTGTTTATGCTGCTACAGCTACTGAAAAATCAGAATGGATGAACCACATAAATAAGTGTGTTACTGATTTACTCTCCAAAAGTGGGAAGACTCCCAGTAATGAACATGCTGCTGTCTGGGTACCTGACTCTGAGGCAACTGTGTGTATGCGATGTCAGAAAGCAAAATTTACTCCTGTTAATCGTCGTCACCATTGCCGCAAATGTGGCTTTGTTGTGTGTGGGCCTTGCTCTGAAAAGCGGTTTCTTCTACCTAGCCAGTCTTCCAAGCCTGTGAGGATTTGTGATTTCTGCTTTGAGCTGCTTTCTTCTGGGGACTTGGCTACATGTCAGCCTACTAGATCAGACTCTTATAGCCAATCAACTAAGTCCCCTTTGAATAATGTAtctgatgatgaagatgatgaagatagTAGTGACTAA